Proteins encoded by one window of Phytohabitans houttuyneae:
- a CDS encoding cold-shock protein, translated as MAQGTVKWFNSEKGYGFIAVDGGQDVFVHFSAIEMDGYKALDDGQRVEFEIAQGQKGPQAEKVRVIA; from the coding sequence GTGGCACAGGGCACCGTCAAGTGGTTCAACAGCGAAAAGGGCTACGGCTTCATCGCGGTGGACGGCGGTCAGGACGTCTTCGTCCACTTCTCGGCGATCGAGATGGACGGCTACAAGGCGTTGGACGACGGCCAGCGCGTGGAGTTCGAGATCGCTCAGGGCCAGAAGGGGCCGCAGGCCGAGAAGGTTCGGGTCATCGCCTGA
- a CDS encoding GNAT family N-acetyltransferase → MEFSIAALADTDVPAVVDLCREALDLPGDAAEADQIVARLREQPGVGFVATAGGELAGVVLGSLSHRDDSIGHVDLVAVRPALRRQGIGRALLTRAEGALAGRGAVEVLLAGNPPYYAWPGIDVRYTPAVCAATALGYEQDRTAWNMTADLTALRPTEAAEERLAASGVQVRRAEPDDVPALVGFARANFSDGWAGEVSDSVGRPGAGCHLALRDGEVLGFAAYGSSRPSWFGPMGTAPAAQGLGIGGVLLRRCLRDLRDAGLAQAQIGWVGPVPFYASAVGARIERVFFLYRKEL, encoded by the coding sequence GTGGAGTTTTCGATCGCCGCGCTGGCGGACACCGACGTACCCGCCGTGGTTGACCTCTGCCGCGAGGCGCTGGACCTGCCCGGCGACGCGGCGGAGGCGGACCAGATCGTGGCGCGGTTGCGCGAGCAGCCGGGCGTCGGTTTCGTCGCCACCGCCGGAGGTGAGCTTGCCGGTGTGGTGCTCGGGTCGCTCTCCCACCGCGACGACTCGATCGGGCACGTCGACCTTGTCGCGGTGCGGCCGGCCCTGCGCCGGCAGGGCATCGGGCGCGCACTGCTGACCCGGGCCGAGGGTGCGCTGGCCGGCCGCGGCGCGGTCGAGGTGCTGCTGGCCGGCAACCCGCCGTACTACGCCTGGCCAGGCATCGACGTCCGCTACACGCCGGCGGTCTGCGCGGCCACCGCGCTCGGATACGAGCAGGACCGCACCGCCTGGAACATGACCGCCGACCTCACCGCCCTCCGCCCGACCGAGGCGGCGGAAGAGCGGCTTGCGGCGAGCGGCGTACAGGTGCGGCGGGCCGAGCCGGACGACGTACCCGCGCTGGTCGGCTTCGCCCGCGCCAACTTCAGCGACGGCTGGGCCGGCGAGGTCTCCGACTCGGTCGGGCGGCCCGGCGCCGGCTGCCACCTGGCGCTCCGCGACGGCGAGGTGCTCGGCTTCGCCGCGTACGGCTCGTCCCGCCCGAGCTGGTTCGGCCCGATGGGCACCGCGCCCGCGGCGCAGGGTCTTGGCATCGGTGGCGTGCTGCTGCGCCGGTGCCTGCGGGACCTGCGGGACGCCGGGCTCGCGCAGGCGCAGATCGGGTGGGTCGGCCCGGTGCCGTTCTACGCGTCGGCGGTCGGCGCGCGGATCGAGCGCGTGTTCTTCCTCTACCGCAAGGAGCTGTAA
- a CDS encoding dihydrofolate reductase family protein produces the protein MKKITAGLFISLDGVVEAPDQWHFPYFNDEMGAAVDGQLGTADTLLLGRVTYDSFAGAWPDREAAGEEDASFAKKLGDMRKIVVSRKPLEFTWRNTEQLQGDVVEAVTALKNEPGDGSIGISGSVSIVRQLLAAGLLDELHLLVHPIAVRKGMRLFPDGNTPVRLKLLSSATFQTGVLYLVYGPDTEPREGGYEEARTHLPAE, from the coding sequence ATGAAGAAGATCACCGCTGGCCTGTTCATCTCGCTCGATGGGGTCGTCGAGGCGCCGGACCAGTGGCACTTCCCGTACTTCAACGACGAGATGGGTGCGGCGGTCGATGGGCAGCTCGGCACGGCGGACACGCTGCTGCTGGGCCGCGTGACGTACGACAGCTTCGCGGGCGCCTGGCCGGACCGGGAGGCGGCGGGCGAGGAGGACGCGTCGTTCGCCAAGAAGCTCGGCGACATGCGCAAGATTGTGGTTTCCCGCAAGCCGCTGGAGTTCACCTGGCGCAACACCGAGCAGCTCCAGGGCGACGTTGTCGAGGCGGTCACCGCGCTGAAAAACGAGCCGGGCGATGGCTCTATCGGCATCAGCGGTTCGGTCTCGATCGTTCGCCAGCTGCTCGCGGCGGGCCTGCTCGACGAGCTGCACCTGCTCGTGCACCCGATCGCGGTGCGCAAGGGCATGCGGCTCTTCCCGGACGGAAACACGCCGGTGCGGCTCAAGCTGCTGTCGTCCGCGACGTTCCAGACCGGTGTGCTGTACCTGGTCTACGGCCCGGACACCGAGCCGCGTGAGGGTGGGTACGAGGAGGCGCGCACGCACCTCCCGGCCGAGTAG
- a CDS encoding serine hydrolase, whose product MALLATVGGSEGAMPLWVAGEKRAAPRPTPAPLPSVHIDHDGFLSWALLDRNTGRISGSANLAAHSDTMSMIKSWIAADYLRMAADGEIGEARLRQLRTMIRDSDNAAAQALFEAVGRRASIERLITTCGLTDSSPYRDWWSNTTISARDTVRLGACIADGRAAGPRWTGWLLDEMRQVRGVGDFGVRLALPDPGRVAIKNGWLLREEDRLWHISCLAITEEWVLGVLVRYPGALGFDYGATLCEKVGRQAVTAV is encoded by the coding sequence GTGGCTCTGCTCGCGACGGTGGGCGGCAGCGAGGGTGCGATGCCGCTCTGGGTCGCCGGCGAAAAGCGCGCGGCGCCCCGCCCGACGCCGGCGCCGCTCCCGTCCGTCCACATAGATCACGACGGCTTCCTCTCCTGGGCGCTGCTCGACCGCAACACCGGCAGGATCAGCGGCTCGGCGAACCTCGCCGCGCACAGCGACACGATGTCGATGATCAAGTCCTGGATCGCCGCCGACTATCTGCGAATGGCGGCGGACGGCGAGATCGGGGAGGCCCGCCTGCGCCAGCTCAGGACCATGATCCGGGACAGCGACAACGCGGCCGCCCAGGCGCTCTTCGAGGCGGTCGGGCGCCGGGCCTCGATCGAGCGGCTGATCACCACCTGCGGGCTCACGGACAGCAGCCCGTACCGCGACTGGTGGAGCAACACCACCATCTCGGCCCGCGACACGGTGCGGCTCGGCGCGTGCATCGCGGACGGGCGGGCGGCGGGCCCGCGGTGGACCGGGTGGCTGCTGGACGAGATGCGGCAGGTGCGCGGGGTCGGCGACTTCGGCGTGCGGCTGGCCCTCCCCGACCCGGGCCGCGTGGCGATCAAGAACGGCTGGCTCCTGCGCGAGGAGGACAGGCTGTGGCACATCAGCTGCCTCGCCATCACCGAGGAGTGGGTGCTCGGCGTGCTGGTCCGGTACCCGGGCGCGCTCGGCTTCGACTACGGCGCCACGCTGTGCGAAAAGGTCGGGAGGCAGGCCGTCACCGCCGTCTAG
- the groL gene encoding chaperonin GroEL (60 kDa chaperone family; promotes refolding of misfolded polypeptides especially under stressful conditions; forms two stacked rings of heptamers to form a barrel-shaped 14mer; ends can be capped by GroES; misfolded proteins enter the barrel where they are refolded when GroES binds), producing the protein MAKIIAFDEEARRGLERGMNTLADAVKVTLGPKGRNVVLEKKWGAPTITNDGVSIAKEIELEDPYEKIGAELVKEVAKKTDDVAGDGTTTATVLAQALVREGLRNVAAGANPMALKRGIEAAVANVAEELAKLAKDVETKEQIASTASISAGDATVGEIIAEAMDKVGKEGVITVEESNTFGLELELTEGMRFDKGYISPYFWTDAERMEAVLDDPYILIVNSKISSVKDLLPILEKVMQSGKPLAIIAEDVEGEALATLVVNKVRGTFKSVAVKAPGFGDRRKAMLTDIGILTGGQVISEEVGLKLDAASLDLLGRARKVVVTKDETTIVDGAGDADQIQGRVNQIRAEIEKSDSDYDREKLQERLAKLAGGVAVIKVGAATEVELKERKHRIEDAVRNAKAAVEEGIVPGGGVALVQAGKTAFDKLDLAGDEATGAQIVKIALDAPLRQIAVNAGLEGGVVVERVRNLETNHGLNAATGEYVDLLSAGIIDPAKVTRSALQNAASIAALFLTTEAVVADKPEKEKAPAGAPGGGDMDF; encoded by the coding sequence ATGGCCAAGATTATCGCGTTCGACGAGGAGGCGCGCCGCGGCCTTGAGCGGGGCATGAACACCCTCGCCGACGCCGTAAAGGTGACGCTGGGCCCCAAGGGCCGCAACGTCGTGCTCGAGAAGAAGTGGGGCGCCCCCACCATCACCAACGATGGTGTGAGCATCGCCAAGGAGATCGAGCTCGAGGACCCCTACGAGAAGATCGGCGCGGAGCTGGTCAAGGAGGTCGCGAAGAAGACCGACGACGTGGCCGGCGACGGCACGACGACGGCGACCGTCCTGGCCCAGGCGCTGGTCCGCGAGGGCCTGCGCAACGTGGCGGCCGGCGCCAACCCGATGGCCCTCAAGCGGGGCATCGAGGCGGCTGTCGCCAACGTCGCGGAGGAGCTGGCGAAGCTCGCCAAGGACGTCGAGACCAAGGAGCAGATCGCTTCCACCGCGTCGATCTCGGCCGGTGACGCCACCGTCGGTGAGATCATCGCCGAGGCGATGGACAAGGTCGGCAAGGAAGGCGTCATCACCGTCGAGGAGAGCAACACCTTCGGCCTCGAGCTTGAGCTCACCGAGGGCATGCGCTTCGACAAGGGCTACATCTCGCCGTACTTCTGGACCGACGCTGAGCGGATGGAGGCCGTCCTCGACGACCCCTACATCCTGATCGTCAACAGCAAGATCTCGTCGGTCAAGGACCTGCTGCCGATCCTCGAAAAGGTCATGCAGTCGGGCAAGCCGCTCGCGATCATCGCCGAGGACGTCGAGGGCGAGGCGCTTGCCACCCTGGTCGTCAACAAGGTGCGCGGCACGTTCAAGTCCGTCGCGGTGAAGGCGCCCGGCTTCGGCGACCGCCGCAAGGCGATGCTGACCGACATCGGCATCCTCACCGGCGGCCAGGTCATCAGCGAGGAGGTCGGGCTCAAGCTCGACGCCGCTTCGCTCGACCTGCTGGGCCGTGCCCGCAAGGTCGTGGTGACCAAGGACGAGACCACGATCGTCGACGGTGCCGGTGACGCCGACCAGATCCAGGGCCGGGTCAACCAGATCCGCGCTGAGATCGAGAAGAGCGACTCCGACTACGACCGCGAGAAGCTGCAGGAGCGCCTGGCGAAGCTCGCCGGCGGTGTCGCGGTGATCAAGGTTGGCGCGGCCACCGAGGTCGAGCTCAAGGAGCGCAAGCACCGTATCGAGGACGCGGTCCGCAACGCCAAGGCCGCGGTCGAGGAGGGCATCGTCCCGGGTGGTGGCGTCGCGCTGGTGCAGGCCGGCAAGACCGCCTTCGACAAGCTCGACCTGGCTGGCGACGAGGCCACCGGCGCGCAGATCGTCAAGATCGCGCTGGACGCGCCGCTGCGCCAGATCGCTGTCAACGCCGGCCTCGAGGGTGGCGTCGTGGTGGAGCGGGTGCGCAACCTGGAGACCAACCACGGCCTCAACGCGGCCACCGGTGAGTACGTCGACCTGCTGTCGGCGGGCATCATCGACCCGGCCAAGGTGACCCGTTCGGCGCTGCAGAACGCGGCTTCGATCGCGGCCCTGTTCCTCACCACCGAGGCTGTGGTGGCGGACAAGCCGGAGAAGGAGAAGGCCCCGGCGGGTGCGCCCGGCGGCGGAGACATGGACTTCTGA
- a CDS encoding GNAT family N-acetyltransferase: MEMGVTVRRVRFQDAARMRALRLEMLADTPLAFLETLAEAAALPHKEFADRVARNAVGPLCAQFVAEVDGRFVGHAGGIMSPDDRTVTIIFAVYITPAHRGTGILKQLIDEVAAWSRTAGRPELLLEVVVGNDRARKAYERLGFVDTGVRVPHPVIPTLRELRMVRPA; this comes from the coding sequence ATGGAAATGGGTGTGACGGTCCGCCGGGTGCGGTTTCAGGACGCCGCCCGGATGCGGGCGCTGCGCCTGGAGATGCTCGCCGACACCCCGCTCGCCTTCCTGGAGACGCTCGCGGAGGCGGCCGCGCTCCCGCACAAGGAGTTTGCCGACCGGGTCGCCCGCAACGCGGTCGGCCCCCTCTGCGCGCAGTTCGTCGCCGAGGTCGACGGGCGCTTCGTCGGTCACGCCGGCGGGATCATGTCACCCGACGACCGGACGGTCACGATCATCTTCGCCGTGTACATCACGCCGGCCCACCGCGGCACGGGCATTCTCAAGCAGCTCATCGACGAGGTGGCCGCCTGGTCCCGCACTGCCGGCCGCCCCGAGCTGCTGCTCGAGGTGGTGGTCGGCAACGACCGGGCGCGGAAGGCGTACGAGCGGCTCGGCTTCGTCGACACCGGCGTACGCGTGCCGCACCCGGTCATCCCGACGCTCCGGGAGCTCCGGATGGTGCGGCCGGCCTAG
- a CDS encoding sugar porter family MFS transporter: MATSARPQTGSETHTGAVLLVTASAALGGFLFGYDTAVINGTVDAIEDEFNMSSGLLGFVVSSALLGCAVGAWFAGPIADRVGRVRVMLTAAIIFGVSAIGSALAVGPVSLTAWRVVGGLAIGAASVIAPAYIAEMAPANLRGRLGSLQQLAIVSGIFVSLLIDYVLADSAGGASGQVPWGGTAWRWMFASAALPALVYGVLALQIPESPRYLVKKKHFTQAREVLQRFVGGDTELRIREIRRSLAGGDQAVHLSDLRGPRLGLLPIVWVGILLSVFQQFVGINVIFYYSTTLWQAVGFSEDSAMLTSVITSVTNILTTLVAIALIDRIGRRPLLIIGAAGMVVTLGTMAVCFSTADGSGDDLALGPVAGPIALVAANLYVVSFGMSWGPAVWVLLGEMFNNKIRATALAVAAAAQWIANWLISTTFPALADVGLFLAYGIYTLFAALALIFVLRSVRETKGRELEDM; the protein is encoded by the coding sequence ATGGCGACCAGCGCCCGCCCACAGACCGGCAGCGAGACACACACCGGCGCCGTCCTCCTGGTGACGGCGTCCGCGGCGCTCGGTGGCTTCCTCTTCGGGTACGACACCGCGGTCATCAACGGCACCGTCGACGCGATCGAGGACGAGTTCAACATGTCCTCCGGGCTGCTCGGCTTCGTGGTCTCGTCGGCGCTGCTCGGCTGCGCGGTGGGAGCGTGGTTCGCCGGCCCGATCGCCGACCGCGTCGGCCGCGTGCGGGTCATGCTCACCGCGGCGATCATCTTCGGTGTCAGCGCGATCGGCTCCGCGCTGGCCGTGGGACCGGTCAGCCTCACCGCGTGGCGGGTGGTCGGCGGCCTCGCGATCGGCGCGGCGAGCGTGATCGCGCCCGCGTACATCGCGGAAATGGCGCCGGCCAACCTCCGCGGCCGGCTCGGATCGCTGCAGCAGCTCGCGATCGTGAGCGGCATCTTCGTGTCCCTGCTCATCGACTATGTACTTGCCGACTCCGCCGGCGGCGCGAGCGGGCAGGTGCCGTGGGGCGGTACGGCCTGGCGGTGGATGTTCGCGTCGGCGGCGCTGCCCGCGCTGGTGTACGGCGTGCTCGCCCTGCAGATCCCCGAGTCGCCGCGTTACCTGGTCAAGAAGAAGCACTTCACGCAGGCGCGGGAGGTGCTGCAGCGCTTCGTGGGTGGCGACACCGAGCTGCGGATCAGGGAGATCCGGCGTTCGCTGGCCGGCGGCGACCAGGCCGTGCACCTGTCCGACCTGCGCGGCCCGCGCCTCGGGCTGCTGCCGATCGTGTGGGTGGGCATCCTGCTGTCGGTGTTCCAGCAGTTCGTCGGCATCAACGTGATCTTCTACTACTCCACGACGCTGTGGCAGGCCGTCGGCTTCTCCGAAGACAGCGCGATGCTGACCAGCGTCATCACCTCGGTCACGAACATCCTCACCACGCTCGTGGCGATCGCCCTGATCGACAGGATCGGCCGCCGCCCGCTGCTCATCATCGGCGCGGCCGGCATGGTGGTCACGCTCGGCACGATGGCCGTCTGCTTCAGCACCGCCGACGGAAGCGGCGACGACCTGGCTCTCGGCCCGGTGGCCGGCCCGATCGCCCTGGTCGCCGCCAACCTCTACGTCGTCTCGTTCGGCATGAGCTGGGGCCCGGCGGTGTGGGTCCTGCTCGGCGAGATGTTCAACAACAAGATCCGCGCGACCGCGCTCGCCGTGGCCGCGGCGGCACAGTGGATAGCCAACTGGCTGATCTCCACGACCTTCCCGGCCCTGGCGGACGTCGGCCTCTTCCTCGCGTACGGCATCTACACGCTCTTCGCCGCGCTCGCGCTCATCTTCGTACTCCGGTCGGTGCGCGAGACGAAGGGGCGCGAGCTCGAAGACATGTAG